The genomic DNA CAAGCACCACCCCTCCACTCAACCATCCCATCCACCACACGCGTTCGCTCCATAACGCATTGAACGAATACCAGGATTTTTCGCTCGCCAGTCGAGCCAACCGGGGAACGATCGGAGCGACCACACCATGATTGAGCACTCTTCCTATTGCCGAATGAACCCGCAGCACCAGGTCCAAAACGGCGATGCTTCCAGGGGCGAGAAGCGAGGCAAAAAACCGATCGACGACAAACCCTGTGCGGTGGTACGAAGCACCGGCGACAAGCGGCCGCATCCGCCTCCACACATCCTTCGAGAGCAACGGAATATCGGCGAGAGGACCCTGTGCCACCCCGGCAAGCACCGGCAATTGCAGCAACACAGGGCCGGTAACGATCGCGACTTGTACCCAGGCAGCCAGCTGCACTCCCCATCGATCCAGCCCGACCACGAGCAGCCCCCATCCTCCACATGTGCAGAGCAGGACCGTCAAGGCCGGCCAGACAAAACGACCCTTCGCCTGGGAGAGACTCATCAGCACGATTCCACAACCGGCCCCTATCACGCCCACCGCCTGAATCTGAGCCAACTCTACCGTGAGCGCAGCAGTGGATGCAGCCAGCCCGGGCGCAAGAAGCGGGACGGCGATCGGCGCGACCAGAAATAACAGGAGGGCGACTATCGACGAGACCGCCGCGATGGCGCACAGCAGCGGCCAACCGGCCCGGTCCCGATCGGCCTCCGTCTTCGACGAGAGGAACGGGATTAAGACGAATCCGAGCGGCTCCATGAGGAACGCGGTCGCAATCTGCGGCAACGTGCCCCCGGCATAGAGTGCATCGGCTTGGGCACCGACGCCCAGATGCGCGACGGTATACCATTGGATGCCGAAGGCGCTCATGATTTGCAGCACAATGACGGCGGACAGGGTTGTGCCGACGTGTAGACCGCTCTTGGCCGGTCCCTCGCCGCGATCATGAGCCGCGTGA from Nitrospira sp. ND1 includes the following:
- a CDS encoding lipid II flippase MurJ → MVSSRQLGVAPHAAHDRGEGPAKSGLHVGTTLSAVIVLQIMSAFGIQWYTVAHLGVGAQADALYAGGTLPQIATAFLMEPLGFVLIPFLSSKTEADRDRAGWPLLCAIAAVSSIVALLLFLVAPIAVPLLAPGLAASTAALTVELAQIQAVGVIGAGCGIVLMSLSQAKGRFVWPALTVLLCTCGGWGLLVVGLDRWGVQLAAWVQVAIVTGPVLLQLPVLAGVAQGPLADIPLLSKDVWRRMRPLVAGASYHRTGFVVDRFFASLLAPGSIAVLDLVLRVHSAIGRVLNHGVVAPIVPRLARLASEKSWYSFNALWSERVWWMGWLSGGVVLVLFLGAFAVHRLDLLDQLSRDGTLQAGDLTRMWVILMSCSGVVLAGGINHILVNAFYTQGDMTTPAKIEALTYTVGLILKGVGAWLAGLVGVATAISVYYLLNSVMLGAVLRRRAVAQLQEQPAIQGNPLMPGELR